The following are encoded together in the Malaya genurostris strain Urasoe2022 chromosome 3, Malgen_1.1, whole genome shotgun sequence genome:
- the LOC131438193 gene encoding protein hunchback, whose product MAHCINGFYHFLFFVSGNTMQNYDSIMSGALPQQQQQPSAGGWYDMTIKSEPLDTSSNYGQQFSSSHHHHHHHNHNLQQDTPMSHSSPTSPQSVDSMDSLSGRSQYYDAKNSNTGLIHGYNPLGFNPLTPPGYAGMFIPPQQQQSQLPRQTTPNRNYGKQDSGYVSSTLTPTHTPPMDVTPPKSPKDIAETPEKEEDHGSDCGDSYEGSEDEEGIRKPKINSHGKVKKFKCKQCEFVAVTKLNFWEHTRSHIKPEKMLTCPKCPFVTEYKHHLEYHLRNHQRSKPFQCTKCSYSCVNKSMLNSHMKSHSNVFQFRCADCNYATKYCHSLKLHLRKYAHKPGVVLNMDGTPNPLPIIDVYGTRRGPKAKPQKSTDLKTETSQPPQSPAQAPLTPLSHQSVPVQNPFTPPSGHNLARNLLPHQLLQSPLANMFKNAASNNLPLFPYLNLNFQMFADQQAAIAQLSPNFHQQFSNQFHDKLNGEESNETPSKNNLSPSSSSSSSASSIASVTNNSNPNLSDELLKQITAAAADSSNLKAESHTTTDTDMDYLNSGEDLPASKRATFTPHTPSTSTDIGSSNAVGVGSGSKNRRKGRAFKLERLNEFTKTLNTAGPMVMDNSDDEHTDEDHRRQPAASVLTAINKQKTPEKAGDSKESTSVTSINSAVQTTPTRCFECKYCDISFKNDVMYTIHMGYHGYDDVYKCNMCGEKSEDRIGFFLHIARKAH is encoded by the coding sequence ATGGCGCATTGTATTAATGGCTTTTATCATTTTCTCTTCTTCGTCAGCGGGAACACAATGCAGAACTACGACTCAATCATGTCCGGAGCGCttccgcagcagcagcagcagcccagTGCTGGTGGTTGGTACGACATGACCATCAAATCCGAACCGCTGGACACTTCGAGCAACTATGGTCAGCAGTTTTCGTCAAgccaccatcatcatcaccatcacaaTCACAATCTCCAGCAAGATACTCCAATGTCTCATTCGAGCCCAACATCTCCGCAGAGCGTGGACAGTATGGATTCGTTGAGTGGACGAAGTCAATATTATGATGCAAAAAACAGCAACACTGGATTGATTCATGGTTACAATCCATTGGGATTTAATCCGCTAACTCCACCCGGATATGCTGGAATGTTTATTCCACCTCAGCAGCAACAGTCGCAGCTCCCAAGACAGACTACACCAAACCGTAACTACGGTAAACAGGACAGCGGCTACGTATCATCTACCCTAACACCAACACATACCCCGCCAATGGATGTCACACCTCCAAAGTCACCCAAGGATATTGCGGAAACACCGGAAAAGGAAGAAGACCACGGATCCGACTGTGGCGATTCGTATGAGGGAAGTGAAGATGAAGAAGGAATTCGCAAACCAAAAATCAATTCCCATGGAAAGGTTAAGAAGTTTAAATGTAAACAGTGCGAATTTGTAGCAGTCACCAAGCTTAACTTCTGGGAGCATACTCGAAGCCACATCAAACCGGAAAAGATGCTGACCTGCCCTAAGTGTCCTTTCGTTACCGAGTACAAACATCATCTGGAATATCACCTGCGAAATCACCAACGATCGaagccattccaatgcaccaagTGCAGCTACAGTTGCGTCAATAAGTCGATGTTGAATTCCCACATGAAATCCCACTCGAATGTGTTCCAGTTCCGATGTGCGGATTGCAACTACGCTACCAAATACTGCCATTCGTTGAAACTGCATCTGCGGAAGTACGCTCACAAACCGGGTGTCGTGCTGAACATGGACGGAACACCAAATCCACTGCCTATTATCGACGTATACGGAACTCGTCGAGGTCCCAAAGCAAAACCACAAAAATCCACCGATCTCAAAACCGAAACAAGCCAACCTCCACAATCTCCAGCGCAGGCTCCGCTGACACCGTTATCACATCAATCGGTGCCCGTTCAAAATCCATTCACTCCGCCAAGTGGACACAACCTAGCCAGAAACCTACTCCCgcatcaactgcttcaaagtccaCTGGCGAACATGTTCAAAAATGCTGCCAGTAACAATCTTCCGCTGTTCCCGTACCTGAATCTCAACTTCCAGATGTTTGCGGATCAACAGGCTGCGATTGCGCAACTCTCGCCCAACTTCCACCAACAGTTCTCCAATCAATTCCATGACAAACTCAATGGAGAAGAATCCAACGAAACCCCATCCAAAAACAATCTATCTCCGTCGTCATCATCTTCCTCTTCCGCATCCAGCATCGCCAGtgtcaccaacaacagcaacccCAATCTGAGTGACGAACTGTTGAAACAAATTACCGCCGCCGCAGCTGACAGCTCCAACCTCAAAGCGGAATCTCACACAACCACGGACACCGACATGGACTATCTGAACAGCGGTGAAGATCTACCTGCATCCAAACGAGCCACGTTCACCCCACATACTCCTTCAACCAGTACCGACATCGGTTCCAGTAATGCCGTCGGAGTTGGTAGTGGTAGTAAAAATCGTCGCAAGGGCCGAGCCTTCAAGTTGGAACGATTAAATGAATTTACCAAGACTTTAAATACCGCCGGACCGATGGTGATGGATAACTCGGACGATGAGCATACGGATGAAGATCACCGACGGCAGCCAGCTGCATCCGTCCTGACTGCTATCAACAAGCAGAAGACACCGGAGAAGGCGGGAGATTCGAAGGAATCCACCTCGGTTACCTCGATCAACAGTGCCGTACAGACAACGCCGACACGATGCTTCGAGTGCAAGTATTGCGACATCAGTTTCAAGAATGACGTGATGTACACGATCCATATGGGATATCACGGATATGACGACGTGTACAAGTGCAACATGTGCGGTGAGAAAAGCGAGGATCGAATTGGGTTCTTCCTGCACATAGCACGGAAGGCACACTGA